A stretch of Linepithema humile isolate Giens D197 chromosome 3, Lhum_UNIL_v1.0, whole genome shotgun sequence DNA encodes these proteins:
- the Dap160 gene encoding intersectin-1 isoform X4 yields the protein MVTPQTPGVDPWAIQPRERLRYQEQFESLQPINGIVTGEQAKGFLLRSQLPPATLGQIWALSDTDADGKMDINEFSIACKLINLKLRGFEIPKVLPPILMQSLKSFSPDANLALTNGATALPPNNIGSLVNLSGHQPMVSQTIASAVPTAGATSHPLIALQQNRQNVAPSTHATTHTPSKPPARPAPPSVGIAPPTTTGGIAPPQRPAPPTNIGSSFTPTAGGPPPKPAPPSFPNSPVGISPLKAPVSVVGAPVPVIGAPVSSVPPISASGIGIPSVAPIAPLNTNPVPMAAFNMAQPQPLGMVTAGMVAPIPGIPSMVSSIGSINTGTGVASAVALPLVSSTTANGALVNGAITQTPVSTNTPLSTTARPPSIDRVGSVDSQHSQHSVGSPQSAEWAVPHQTKLKYTQLFNTWDRTRSGFLSGPQARNIMVQSQLPQPILAQIWALSDMDSDGRLGSEEFVLAMHLCDIAKAGENIPTTLPLDLIPPSFRRQRLSSLTLSQNATENIDPLAGMPQTSFEDKRKENFEKGQAELERRRKALLEIQRKEQEERERKEREEAEKQEKIRLEQERRRQAEIEKQMQRQKEIEEEKEEQRKRAQEQKEAARKEMERQRQLEWERQKSQELQAQRQKEQDVLLKLKAKNQTLTIELGTLNDKVKELSQKICDTRVGVSGVKTTIDGMRSTRDTQLQEMSALKNKLREQNQRLLALSQEKARIEARNKINAAQDAAGQEAIKMAFDNKQITLKQLKDKIADLQQQIDSKMSDIQNNNAQLEDIKTQIKNLVTDCKQLYVSFDDKKKKVIELRASSGNADFAASAWGDSAWDTAPASDAAWPVNDDTETETAVPGVRKYRALYEFVARNQDEISFQPGDIILVPPVQNAEPGWMAGEIRGHTGWFPESYVEPVDTGTTVLDNERTFIQQDSVEKRTLEGIAEVPENVSDAGSLGGEAPVVEAIIPTLGLGTSCDIQATTLFPYRPTMEQHLSFEKGETVQVSEQQSDWWYGSNSIGSNGWFPKSYVKEITASNQEIAADGLNEYYVALYRYDSAETGDLNFNQGEVILITKKEGDWWTGCIGDKSGIFPSNYVEKCDAPSQTAALATNIPASSVEPAETKTTEPVTPATTSQEVEKTAEQLEDERAAAEDRAELPDFTAMAAQQRGRKPEIVQVIAPYQATSAEQLDLQRGQLIMIRKKTDSGWWEGELQARGKKRQVGWFPATYVKPLTSSSNRSTPVSHGYQDSPTDPNIERVMALYPYQAQNEDELSFEKGDVISVLAKEEASWWRGELNGVSGVFPSNYVSPMSSESMNDTMTCHNPMEKKRQEHIKELIMTEKAYIEDMRLVHEVFEKPLIESLVLSVDEVEKIFINWRDIIACNDNFLRTLRIRRDNSYGGVVRMIGDILCENIPRMSAYIRFCSCQISAAAYLQLLTETSPEFMRVAQACQQDPRTKGLPLSSFLIKPMQRITKYPLIIGKILEYTPIDHPDRQYLQEALAKSEEFCTQVNEGVREKENSDRLEWLQTHVVCDGLEEQLVFNSLTNSLGPRKLLHYGILHKAKSGKELVGFLTNDFLLFVQPMKSLNCQQFSFERNEYQKFKMYRKPIFLNELSFFGENDGSSSLSGNDTADNSSKTLRLRDQKKPIILLASTSTECSLWSKRIAEARWKFVENEKTRLQRQRSRKCNTFCKVSMGSQEERTSVVSGADCPLWDTSMQFQVQDLLEDTLCITVFDKGYYSPDEFLGRAEVRVVDIMRDSKDSCGPIQKRIKLHEVESGDVVLKLDLRLFNG from the exons ATGGTCACTCCTCAAACTCCAG GTGTAGACCCCTGGGCGATTCAGCCCAGAGAAAGGCTGAGGTATCAAGAACAGTTTGAATCCTTACAACCGATCAATGGGATTGTTACCGGTGAACAAGCGAAAGGTTTTCTCCTTAGATCCCAACTTCCACCAGCTACTCTCGGACAAATATG GGCATTATCGGATACAGATGCAGATGGGAAGATGGATATAAATGAATTCAGTATTGCATGCAAATTGATCAACCTAAAATTACGTGGTTTTGAAATCCCTAAAGTACTACCACCCATTCTCATGCAGAGTTTGAAATCTTTCTCACCTG aTGCCAACCTGGCATTGACAAATGGTGCGACTGCTCTTCCTCCAAATAATATTGGCTCTCTAGTGAATCTTAGTGGGCATCAACCAATGGTATCTCAAACTATAGCAAGTGCAGTGCCCACAGCAGGAGCTACATCGCATCCCCTTATAG CATTACAACAAAATAGACAGAATGTGGCTCCAAGTACACATGCTACAACTCATACACCGTCTAAGCCACCCGCTCGACCTGCACCACCTTCTGTGG gaattgcACCTCCTACCACAACTGGTGGTATCGCTCCCCCACAAAGACCTGCACCGCCTACAAATATTG GGAGTAGCTTTACGCCTACGGCGGGTGGCCCACCACCAAAACCAGCACCACCTTCATTCCCAAATAGTCCTGTAGGAATCTCACCCTTGAAAGCTCCAGTGTCCGTCGTTGGTGCGCCAGTTCCTGTTATCGGTGCGCCAGTTTCTTCAGTTCCACCAATATCTGCTTCTGGCATAG GTATTCCATCAGTAGCGCCAATTGCTCCTTTAAACACAAATCCTGTACCGATGGCTGCCTTTAATATGGCACAACCACAGCCGTTAGGTATGGTCACCGCAGGCATGGTTGCTCCTATACCTGGCATTCCCAGTATGGTATCGTCAATTGGATCGATAAATACTG GCACCGGAGTTGCTTCAGCAGTAGCGTTACCATTAGTATCCTCGACAACTGCGAACGGCGCGTTGGTCAATGGCGCTATCACGCAAACACCGGTATCCACAAACACACCGTTGAGTACGACAGCTCGCCCACCAAGTATAGATAGAGTGGGCTCAGTGGATTCGCAGCACAGCCAGCATTCTGTTGGTTCTCCACAATCTGCAGAATGGGCGGTGCCACATCAGACCAAATTAAAGTACACTCAGTTATTTAATACTTGGGACAGAACGAGATCTGGCTTTCTTTCTGGGCCACAAGCGAGAAACATCATGGTGCAATCACAATTGCCGCAACCTATCCTTGCTCAAATATG GGCTCTGTCCGATATGGACTCGGACGGACGTTTAGGATCTGAGGAATTTGTGCTTGCAATGCACCTTTGCGATATCGCCAAAGCCGGTGAGAACATACCTACGACACTTCCACTGGATCTTATCCCGCCCTCATTTAGACGGCAGCGTCTAAGCAGTCTAACTCTCTCTCAAAACGCGACGGAAAATATTGATCCGTTAGCAGGCATGCCACAG ACCTCATTTGAAGATAAACGTAAAGAGAACTTCGAGAAAGGTCAAGCGGAATTGGAGCGTAGGCGTAAAGCGTTGCTGGAGATTCAGCGAAAGGAGCAGGAAGAGCGGGAACgcaaagaaagagaggaggccgagaaacaagagaaaataag ACTGGAGCAAGAAAGACGCAGGCAAgcagaaattgaaaaacaaatgcAGAGGCAAAAGGAAATCGAAGAGGAGAAAGAGGAACAGCGGAAACGTGCGCAAGAACAAAAAGAAGCAGCACGAAA GGAAATGGAGAGACAACGACAATTAGAATGGGAGCGACAAAAGTCACAAGAATTGCAAGCTCAGAGGCAAAAAGAGCAAGACGTTCTTCTCAAATTGAAAGCGAAAAATCAGACGTTGACCATCGAACTCGGAACGCTT AACGACAAAGTGAAGGAATTGTCGCAAAAGATTTGCGATACTCGAGTGGGTGTCTCGGGCGTCAAAACGACCATCGACGGCATGAGATCGACGAGAGATACGCAATTGCAAGAAATGTCcgcgttaaaaaataaactccGGGAACAAAATCAGAGATTATTAGCTCTGAGTCAAGAGAAGGCGCGTATTGAGGcgagaaataaaatcaatgcGGCCCAAGATGCAGCCGGGCAGGAAGCTATTAAAATGGCCTTTGACAATAAACAAATTACTCTTAAGCAactgaaagataaaattgcaGATTTACAACAGCAG ATCGACTCGAAAATGTCGGATATTCAGAACAATAATGCACAGCTCGAAGACATTAAgacgcaaataaaaaatctggTAACGGACTGTAAGCAACTGTATGTTAGTTTTGACGACAAGAAGAAGAAGGTGATCGAACTCCGAGCAAGCAGCGGCAACGCCGACTTTGCCGCATCCGCGTGGGGCGATAGCGCTTGGGACACTGCACCTGCGAGCGACGCGGCTTGGCCTGTCAATGATGACACTGAGACTGAAACTGCCGTTCCAGGCGTCCGCAAATACAGAGCCCTTTACGAATTTGTGGCGCGGAACCAAGACGAAATCTCATTTCAACCTGGCGATATTATACtg GTACCACCTGTGCAAAACGCCGAACCGGGCTGGATGGCCGGGGAAATTCGCGGTCACACTGGCTGGTTTCCGGAATCTTACGTGGAGCCAGTCGACACTGGCACAACTGTCTTGGACAACGAACGTACCTTCATACAGCAAGACAGCGTGGAGAAGAGAACATTAGA AGGAATAGCGGAAGTTCCCGAGAACGTATCCGACGCGGGATCATTAGGCGGAGAAGCTCCGGTGGTGGAGGCTATTATACCTACTTTAGGATTAGGCACATCTTGCGACATACAGGCCACCACTTTGTTTCCATACCGACCTACTATGGAGCAACATCTTTCCTTCGAAAAAGGAGAGACTGTCCAAGTTTCTGAGCAGCag agTGACTGGTGGTATGGTTCGAATAGCATTGGAAGTAACGGTTGGTTCCCCAAGTCGTACGTGAAAGAGATTACTGCGAGCAACCAAGAGATCGCCGCTGATGGTCTTAATGAATATTACGTCGCACTTTATCGATACGACTCGGCCGAAACCGGTGATCTCAACTTTAATCAAGGAGAAGTTATATTGATCACGAAGAAAGAAGGCGATTGGTGGACCGGTTGCATAGGGGACAAAAGTGGAATTTTTCCATCTAATTATGTAGAGAAATGCGACGCTCCCAGTCAg ACTGCAGCTTTAGCTACTAACATTCCTGCATCCAGCGTTGAACCTGCGGAAACGAAAACCACGGAACCTGTTACTCCAGCAACCACATCACAA GAGGTAGAAAAAACGGCAGAACAGTTGGAAGATGAAAGAGCAGCTGCCGAGGATAGAGCGGAATTACCGGACTTTACTGCTATGGCGGCTCAGCAG AGAGGAAGAAAACCAGAAATTGTCCAGGTTATTGCACCCTATCAAGCAACTAGTGCAGAGCAATTAGATTTGCAAAGAGgacaattaataatgattcGCAAAAAAACTGACAGTGGTTGGTGGGAAGGAGAGCTGCAG GCGCGTGGTAAAAAAAGACAAGTCGGTTGGTTCCCAGCGACCTATGTTAAACCCTTAACCAGTAGCAGTAATAGAAGTACACCTGTCTCTCATGGATACCAAGATTCTCCAACGGATCCAAATATtg AACGCGTTATGGCTCTGTATCCTTATCAGGCACAAAACGAAGATGAATTGAGCTTCGAGAAAGGTGATGTTATATCAGTACTTGCTAAGGAAGAAGCTTCTTGGTGGAGAGGCGAATTGAACGGTGTATCTGGCGTCTTCCCAAGCAACTACGTTTCGCCTATGT CGAGTGAATCGATGAACGATACAATGACGTGTCACAATCCCATGGAAAAAAAACGCCAGGAACATATCAAAGAGCTAATCATGACAGAAAAAGCCTATATAGAGGACATGAGACTAGTGCACGAG GTTTTTGAAAAACCATTAATCGAAAGTTTAGTCTTGAGTGTCGACgaagtagaaaaaatatttatcaattggAGAGATATTATTGCGTGTAATGATAACTTTTTAAg GACTTTGAGGATAAGAAGGGATAACAGTTACGGCGGAGTAGTTAGAATGATTGGCGATATACTGTGCGAGAAC ATACCTAGGATGTCGGCTTACATAAGATTTTGCAGCTGCCAAATATCGGCCGCCGCGTATCTGCAACTCTTGACGGAAACTTCGCCGGAATTCATGCGAGTTGCTCAGGCATGCCAGCAGGATCCTCGCACGAAAGGGTTGCCGTTAAgctcatttttaattaagccgATGCAAAGGATAACGAAGTACCCGCTTATCATCGGCAAG ATCTTGGAGTATACGCCAATCGATCATCCCGACAGGCAGTATCTGCAGGAAGCGTTGGCTAAGTCCGAGGAGTTTTGCACGCAG GTGAACGAAGGAgttagagagaaagaaaatagcGACAGATTGGAGTGGCTGCAGACCCATGTGGTATGCGACGGTCTTGAAGAGCAACTCGTCTTCAATTCCTTGACAAATTCTTTGGGACCGCGAAAACTATTGCACTACGGCATACTTCACAAG GCAAAAAGTGGCAAGGAACTCGTCGGTTTTCTCACAAACGATTTTTTGCTGTTCGTGCAACCGATGAAGTCTTTAAATTGCCAACAATTTTCCTTTGAACGCAACGAATATCAAAAGTTTAAGATGTACAGGAAG CCGATATTTCTCAACGAATTGTCGTTTTTCGGAGAAAACGACGGAAGTAGCAGTTTAAGCGGAAATGACACGGCGGACAACTCATCGAAAACACTAAGACTGAGAGATCAAAAGAAGCCAATAATATTATTGGCATCAACCTCGACTGAATGCTCACTATGGTCGAAACGAATCGCGGAAGCACGCTGGAAATTTGTTGAGAACGAGAAGACTCGTCTGCAGAGACAGCGGTCAA GAAAGTGTAATACATTCTGCAAAGTGTCTATGGGCTCCCAAGAAGAAAGAACCAGCGTCGTATCCGGCGCTGATTGTCCTTTGTGGGATACTTCGATGCAGTTCCAAGTACAGGATCTACTCGAGGATACGCTTTGCATCACCGTGTTCGATAAAGGATACTACAGTCCTGATG AATTCCTTGGTCGCGCCGAGGTCAGAGTGGTCGACATAATGAGAGACAGTAAGGATTCTTGCGGACCGATCCAAAAGAGGATTAAGTTGCATGAGGTTGAAAGCGGCGATGTCGTTCTCAAGCTCGACCTTCGGTTGTTTAACGGATAA
- the Dap160 gene encoding intersectin-1 isoform X2 — MVTPQTPGVDPWAIQPRERLRYQEQFESLQPINGIVTGEQAKGFLLRSQLPPATLGQIWALSDTDADGKMDINEFSIACKLINLKLRGFEIPKVLPPILMQSLKSFSPDANLALTNGATALPPNNIGSLVNLSGHQPMVSQTIASAVPTAGATSHPLIALQQNRQNVAPSTHATTHTPSKPPARPAPPSVGIAPPTTTGGIAPPQRPAPPTNIGSSFTPTAGGPPPKPAPPSFPNSPVGISPLKAPVSVVGAPVPVIGAPVSSVPPISASGIGIPSVAPIAPLNTNPVPMAAFNMAQPQPLGMVTAGMVAPIPGIPSMVSSIGSINTGTGVASAVALPLVSSTTANGALVNGAITQTPVSTNTPLSTTARPPSIDRVGSVDSQHSQHSVGSPQSAEWAVPHQTKLKYTQLFNTWDRTRSGFLSGPQARNIMVQSQLPQPILAQIWALSDMDSDGRLGSEEFVLAMHLCDIAKAGENIPTTLPLDLIPPSFRRQRLSSLTLSQNATENIDPLAGMPQTSFEDKRKENFEKGQAELERRRKALLEIQRKEQEERERKEREEAEKQEKIRLEQERRRQAEIEKQMQRQKEIEEEKEEQRKRAQEQKEAARKEMERQRQLEWERQKSQELQAQRQKEQDVLLKLKAKNQTLTIELGTLNDKVKELSQKICDTRVGVSGVKTTIDGMRSTRDTQLQEMSALKNKLREQNQRLLALSQEKARIEARNKINAAQDAAGQEAIKMAFDNKQITLKQLKDKIADLQQQIDSKMSDIQNNNAQLEDIKTQIKNLVTDCKQLYVSFDDKKKKVIELRASSGNADFAASAWGDSAWDTAPASDAAWPVNDDTETETAVPGVRKYRALYEFVARNQDEISFQPGDIILVPPVQNAEPGWMAGEIRGHTGWFPESYVEPVDTGTTVLDNERTFIQQDSVEKRTLEGIAEVPENVSDAGSLGGEAPVVEAIIPTLGLGTSCDIQATTLFPYRPTMEQHLSFEKGETVQVSEQQSDWWYGSNSIGSNGWFPKSYVKEITASNQEIAADGLNEYYVALYRYDSAETGDLNFNQGEVILITKKEGDWWTGCIGDKSGIFPSNYVEKCDAPSQTAALATNIPASSVEPAETKTTEPVTPATTSQEVEKTAEQLEDERAAAEDRAELPDFTAMAAQQRGRKPEIVQVIAPYQATSAEQLDLQRGQLIMIRKKTDSGWWEGELQARGKKRQVGWFPATYVKPLTSSSNRSTPVSHGYQDSPTDPNIERVMALYPYQAQNEDELSFEKGDVISVLAKEEASWWRGELNGVSGVFPSNYVSPMSSESMNDTMTCHNPMEKKRQEHIKELIMTEKAYIEDMRLVHEVFEKPLIESLVLSVDEVEKIFINWRDIIACNDNFLRTLRIRRDNSYGGVVRMIGDILCENIPRMSAYIRFCSCQISAAAYLQLLTETSPEFMRVAQACQQDPRTKGLPLSSFLIKPMQRITKYPLIIGKILEYTPIDHPDRQYLQEALAKSEEFCTQVNEGVREKENSDRLEWLQTHVVCDGLEEQLVFNSLTNSLGPRKLLHYGILHKAKSGKELVGFLTNDFLLFVQPMKSLNCQQFSFERNEYQKFKMYRKPIFLNELSFFGENDGSSSLSGNDTADNSSKTLRLRDQKKPIILLASTSTECSLWSKRIAEARWKFVENEKTRLQRQRSKQAQFRACGRILVTVFEGFNLKTPSGKCNTFCKVSMGSQEERTSVVSGADCPLWDTSMQFQVQDLLEDTLCITVFDKGYYSPDEFLGRAEVRVVDIMRDSKDSCGPIQKRIKLHEVESGDVVLKLDLRLFNG, encoded by the exons ATGGTCACTCCTCAAACTCCAG GTGTAGACCCCTGGGCGATTCAGCCCAGAGAAAGGCTGAGGTATCAAGAACAGTTTGAATCCTTACAACCGATCAATGGGATTGTTACCGGTGAACAAGCGAAAGGTTTTCTCCTTAGATCCCAACTTCCACCAGCTACTCTCGGACAAATATG GGCATTATCGGATACAGATGCAGATGGGAAGATGGATATAAATGAATTCAGTATTGCATGCAAATTGATCAACCTAAAATTACGTGGTTTTGAAATCCCTAAAGTACTACCACCCATTCTCATGCAGAGTTTGAAATCTTTCTCACCTG aTGCCAACCTGGCATTGACAAATGGTGCGACTGCTCTTCCTCCAAATAATATTGGCTCTCTAGTGAATCTTAGTGGGCATCAACCAATGGTATCTCAAACTATAGCAAGTGCAGTGCCCACAGCAGGAGCTACATCGCATCCCCTTATAG CATTACAACAAAATAGACAGAATGTGGCTCCAAGTACACATGCTACAACTCATACACCGTCTAAGCCACCCGCTCGACCTGCACCACCTTCTGTGG gaattgcACCTCCTACCACAACTGGTGGTATCGCTCCCCCACAAAGACCTGCACCGCCTACAAATATTG GGAGTAGCTTTACGCCTACGGCGGGTGGCCCACCACCAAAACCAGCACCACCTTCATTCCCAAATAGTCCTGTAGGAATCTCACCCTTGAAAGCTCCAGTGTCCGTCGTTGGTGCGCCAGTTCCTGTTATCGGTGCGCCAGTTTCTTCAGTTCCACCAATATCTGCTTCTGGCATAG GTATTCCATCAGTAGCGCCAATTGCTCCTTTAAACACAAATCCTGTACCGATGGCTGCCTTTAATATGGCACAACCACAGCCGTTAGGTATGGTCACCGCAGGCATGGTTGCTCCTATACCTGGCATTCCCAGTATGGTATCGTCAATTGGATCGATAAATACTG GCACCGGAGTTGCTTCAGCAGTAGCGTTACCATTAGTATCCTCGACAACTGCGAACGGCGCGTTGGTCAATGGCGCTATCACGCAAACACCGGTATCCACAAACACACCGTTGAGTACGACAGCTCGCCCACCAAGTATAGATAGAGTGGGCTCAGTGGATTCGCAGCACAGCCAGCATTCTGTTGGTTCTCCACAATCTGCAGAATGGGCGGTGCCACATCAGACCAAATTAAAGTACACTCAGTTATTTAATACTTGGGACAGAACGAGATCTGGCTTTCTTTCTGGGCCACAAGCGAGAAACATCATGGTGCAATCACAATTGCCGCAACCTATCCTTGCTCAAATATG GGCTCTGTCCGATATGGACTCGGACGGACGTTTAGGATCTGAGGAATTTGTGCTTGCAATGCACCTTTGCGATATCGCCAAAGCCGGTGAGAACATACCTACGACACTTCCACTGGATCTTATCCCGCCCTCATTTAGACGGCAGCGTCTAAGCAGTCTAACTCTCTCTCAAAACGCGACGGAAAATATTGATCCGTTAGCAGGCATGCCACAG ACCTCATTTGAAGATAAACGTAAAGAGAACTTCGAGAAAGGTCAAGCGGAATTGGAGCGTAGGCGTAAAGCGTTGCTGGAGATTCAGCGAAAGGAGCAGGAAGAGCGGGAACgcaaagaaagagaggaggccgagaaacaagagaaaataag ACTGGAGCAAGAAAGACGCAGGCAAgcagaaattgaaaaacaaatgcAGAGGCAAAAGGAAATCGAAGAGGAGAAAGAGGAACAGCGGAAACGTGCGCAAGAACAAAAAGAAGCAGCACGAAA GGAAATGGAGAGACAACGACAATTAGAATGGGAGCGACAAAAGTCACAAGAATTGCAAGCTCAGAGGCAAAAAGAGCAAGACGTTCTTCTCAAATTGAAAGCGAAAAATCAGACGTTGACCATCGAACTCGGAACGCTT AACGACAAAGTGAAGGAATTGTCGCAAAAGATTTGCGATACTCGAGTGGGTGTCTCGGGCGTCAAAACGACCATCGACGGCATGAGATCGACGAGAGATACGCAATTGCAAGAAATGTCcgcgttaaaaaataaactccGGGAACAAAATCAGAGATTATTAGCTCTGAGTCAAGAGAAGGCGCGTATTGAGGcgagaaataaaatcaatgcGGCCCAAGATGCAGCCGGGCAGGAAGCTATTAAAATGGCCTTTGACAATAAACAAATTACTCTTAAGCAactgaaagataaaattgcaGATTTACAACAGCAG ATCGACTCGAAAATGTCGGATATTCAGAACAATAATGCACAGCTCGAAGACATTAAgacgcaaataaaaaatctggTAACGGACTGTAAGCAACTGTATGTTAGTTTTGACGACAAGAAGAAGAAGGTGATCGAACTCCGAGCAAGCAGCGGCAACGCCGACTTTGCCGCATCCGCGTGGGGCGATAGCGCTTGGGACACTGCACCTGCGAGCGACGCGGCTTGGCCTGTCAATGATGACACTGAGACTGAAACTGCCGTTCCAGGCGTCCGCAAATACAGAGCCCTTTACGAATTTGTGGCGCGGAACCAAGACGAAATCTCATTTCAACCTGGCGATATTATACtg GTACCACCTGTGCAAAACGCCGAACCGGGCTGGATGGCCGGGGAAATTCGCGGTCACACTGGCTGGTTTCCGGAATCTTACGTGGAGCCAGTCGACACTGGCACAACTGTCTTGGACAACGAACGTACCTTCATACAGCAAGACAGCGTGGAGAAGAGAACATTAGA AGGAATAGCGGAAGTTCCCGAGAACGTATCCGACGCGGGATCATTAGGCGGAGAAGCTCCGGTGGTGGAGGCTATTATACCTACTTTAGGATTAGGCACATCTTGCGACATACAGGCCACCACTTTGTTTCCATACCGACCTACTATGGAGCAACATCTTTCCTTCGAAAAAGGAGAGACTGTCCAAGTTTCTGAGCAGCag agTGACTGGTGGTATGGTTCGAATAGCATTGGAAGTAACGGTTGGTTCCCCAAGTCGTACGTGAAAGAGATTACTGCGAGCAACCAAGAGATCGCCGCTGATGGTCTTAATGAATATTACGTCGCACTTTATCGATACGACTCGGCCGAAACCGGTGATCTCAACTTTAATCAAGGAGAAGTTATATTGATCACGAAGAAAGAAGGCGATTGGTGGACCGGTTGCATAGGGGACAAAAGTGGAATTTTTCCATCTAATTATGTAGAGAAATGCGACGCTCCCAGTCAg ACTGCAGCTTTAGCTACTAACATTCCTGCATCCAGCGTTGAACCTGCGGAAACGAAAACCACGGAACCTGTTACTCCAGCAACCACATCACAA GAGGTAGAAAAAACGGCAGAACAGTTGGAAGATGAAAGAGCAGCTGCCGAGGATAGAGCGGAATTACCGGACTTTACTGCTATGGCGGCTCAGCAG AGAGGAAGAAAACCAGAAATTGTCCAGGTTATTGCACCCTATCAAGCAACTAGTGCAGAGCAATTAGATTTGCAAAGAGgacaattaataatgattcGCAAAAAAACTGACAGTGGTTGGTGGGAAGGAGAGCTGCAG GCGCGTGGTAAAAAAAGACAAGTCGGTTGGTTCCCAGCGACCTATGTTAAACCCTTAACCAGTAGCAGTAATAGAAGTACACCTGTCTCTCATGGATACCAAGATTCTCCAACGGATCCAAATATtg AACGCGTTATGGCTCTGTATCCTTATCAGGCACAAAACGAAGATGAATTGAGCTTCGAGAAAGGTGATGTTATATCAGTACTTGCTAAGGAAGAAGCTTCTTGGTGGAGAGGCGAATTGAACGGTGTATCTGGCGTCTTCCCAAGCAACTACGTTTCGCCTATGT CGAGTGAATCGATGAACGATACAATGACGTGTCACAATCCCATGGAAAAAAAACGCCAGGAACATATCAAAGAGCTAATCATGACAGAAAAAGCCTATATAGAGGACATGAGACTAGTGCACGAG GTTTTTGAAAAACCATTAATCGAAAGTTTAGTCTTGAGTGTCGACgaagtagaaaaaatatttatcaattggAGAGATATTATTGCGTGTAATGATAACTTTTTAAg GACTTTGAGGATAAGAAGGGATAACAGTTACGGCGGAGTAGTTAGAATGATTGGCGATATACTGTGCGAGAAC ATACCTAGGATGTCGGCTTACATAAGATTTTGCAGCTGCCAAATATCGGCCGCCGCGTATCTGCAACTCTTGACGGAAACTTCGCCGGAATTCATGCGAGTTGCTCAGGCATGCCAGCAGGATCCTCGCACGAAAGGGTTGCCGTTAAgctcatttttaattaagccgATGCAAAGGATAACGAAGTACCCGCTTATCATCGGCAAG ATCTTGGAGTATACGCCAATCGATCATCCCGACAGGCAGTATCTGCAGGAAGCGTTGGCTAAGTCCGAGGAGTTTTGCACGCAG GTGAACGAAGGAgttagagagaaagaaaatagcGACAGATTGGAGTGGCTGCAGACCCATGTGGTATGCGACGGTCTTGAAGAGCAACTCGTCTTCAATTCCTTGACAAATTCTTTGGGACCGCGAAAACTATTGCACTACGGCATACTTCACAAG GCAAAAAGTGGCAAGGAACTCGTCGGTTTTCTCACAAACGATTTTTTGCTGTTCGTGCAACCGATGAAGTCTTTAAATTGCCAACAATTTTCCTTTGAACGCAACGAATATCAAAAGTTTAAGATGTACAGGAAG CCGATATTTCTCAACGAATTGTCGTTTTTCGGAGAAAACGACGGAAGTAGCAGTTTAAGCGGAAATGACACGGCGGACAACTCATCGAAAACACTAAGACTGAGAGATCAAAAGAAGCCAATAATATTATTGGCATCAACCTCGACTGAATGCTCACTATGGTCGAAACGAATCGCGGAAGCACGCTGGAAATTTGTTGAGAACGAGAAGACTCGTCTGCAGAGACAGCGGTCAA AGCAGGCGCAATTTCGGGCATGCGGCAGAATTCTCGTCACTGTGTTCGAAGGTTTCAACTTGAAAACTCCATCCG GAAAGTGTAATACATTCTGCAAAGTGTCTATGGGCTCCCAAGAAGAAAGAACCAGCGTCGTATCCGGCGCTGATTGTCCTTTGTGGGATACTTCGATGCAGTTCCAAGTACAGGATCTACTCGAGGATACGCTTTGCATCACCGTGTTCGATAAAGGATACTACAGTCCTGATG AATTCCTTGGTCGCGCCGAGGTCAGAGTGGTCGACATAATGAGAGACAGTAAGGATTCTTGCGGACCGATCCAAAAGAGGATTAAGTTGCATGAGGTTGAAAGCGGCGATGTCGTTCTCAAGCTCGACCTTCGGTTGTTTAACGGATAA